The proteins below are encoded in one region of Lactuca sativa cultivar Salinas chromosome 3, Lsat_Salinas_v11, whole genome shotgun sequence:
- the LOC111889174 gene encoding uncharacterized protein LOC111889174, producing MGPFPMSKGNKYILVAVDYVSKWAEAQALPTNDARVVVRFLKRLFSRFGVPKALISDRGSYFANDQLAKVLQKYGVHHRFSTSYHPQTSGQTEVTNRALKRILERSVGSNRKEWSDKLVYGKSCHLPVDIEHKAFWALKIFNFELDELRANRLIQMNDLEEHRNEAYTSSLIYKDKTKKWHDMRRKGNKEFHEGQRVLLFNSRLKLFPRKLQTRWDGPFVVKQVFPHGAIVLISRDKTPFKVNRHRVKHYEDGMPSEEREGEIVKFTRAETT from the exons ATGGGACCTTTCCCAATGTCAAAGGGGAATAAATACATATTGGTAGCAGTCGATTACGTATCCAAATGGGCGGAGGCACAAGCATTACCCACAAATGATGCTCGTGTAGTAGTACGTTTCCTCAAAAGGTTATTTTCAAGATTTGGAGTTCCTAAGGCTCTAATTAGTGATCGAGGCTCCTACTTCGCAAATGATCAGTTAGCTAAGGTGTTGCAAAAATATGGTGTTCACCATAGGTTTTCAACAtcatatcatcctcaaacaagCGGCCAAACTGAAGTTACAAATCGGGCATTGAAGAGAATATTAGAAAGATCGGTTGGAAGTAATAGAAAGGAATGGTCGGATAA gttagtttatggGAAGAGTTGCCACTTGCCAGTTGATATAGAGCATAAAGCATTTTGGGCTTTGAAGATATTTAATTTTGAGTTAGATGAACTACGTGCCAACCGGTTGATACAAATGAATGATCTCGAAGAACATAGAAACGAAGCCTACACAAGTTCTTTGATTTATAAAGACAAAACTAAGAAGTGGCATGATATGAGGCGTAAAGGTAATAAAGAGTTCCATGAAGGACAAAGAGTGCTACTTTTCAACTCAAGGTTGAAGCTGTTTCCCAGAAAATTGCAAACAAGGTGGGACGGGCCATTTGTTGTCAAACAAGTTTTCCCACATGGAGCTATCGTGCTTATTTCAAGAGACAAGACCCCGTTCAAGGTTAATAGGCATCGAGTGAAGCATTACGAGGACGGAATGCCAAGTGAAGAAAGGGAGGGTGAAATCGTCAAGTTCACACGAGCGGAAACAACGTAG
- the LOC111889173 gene encoding uncharacterized protein LOC111889173: MANIADLSMEAYKKRVRDDTGLGLMQPTIPATATFELKGHILTALKEVPFPGKDHEDAYKHLDEVNEIAGYFNIPNVPRETVLLRILPVTFKGAAKDWLKALPPGAVTTWARMHELFLEQFCPPSKVAKLKKAISNFEQQLGESLYEAWECYKGLIRNCPQNDLNVQQEVSIFYDRVNVTTHQLLDSQGPLTKKNPAEIKQLIEEFSKHSREYHNPWNDVTRGSENAASEDMLAVMAMLQSMDRRMTKMDQTIHVIRVGCENCNGPHLTKECDLDESGNRKVQACYSSGDRLDEDWRKPKKWLPYDEYKKAKEEKYEQRGRGIYQREEPTVEKKSDFESMLTRFAAVSEQRHEVTEVTIKEKQLAIKEQQLMMKEQKDMMKNQQALLRNQQASILNIEKQLGQLATQFNERALGGLLGNTEQNPRGAHIQAITTRSGKIITHLTPIERNEPEAEQEG; the protein is encoded by the coding sequence ATGGCCAACATTGCGGACCTCTCAATGGAGGCATACAAGAAGAGAGTTCGAGACGACACTGGACTGGGCCTCATGCAACCCACCATTCCCGCCACTGCAACTTTTGAACTCAAGGGGCATATACTTACCGCACTAAAGGAGGTTCCTTTCCCCGGAAAGGATCATGAAGATGCTTacaagcatctagatgaagtgAATGAGATTGCCGGCTACTTTAACATCCCAAATGTGCCAAGAGAAACTGTATTGTTACGAATTCTCCCTGTCACTTTTAAGGGAGCCGCAAAAGATTGGCTGAAGGCATTACCACCAGGCGCGGTAACAACATGGGCACGAATGCATGAACTATTTTTGGAACAATTTTGCCCACCATCCAAGGTAGCTAAGCTCAAAAAGGCCATCTCCAACTTTGAACAACAATTGGGGGAATCATTATATGAAGCTTGGGAATGTTATAAAGGTCTAATAAGGAATTGCCCCCAAAATGacctaaatgtgcagcaagagGTCTCGATCTTTTATGATAGGGTGAATGTCACCACCCACCAACTTCTTGACTCTCAAGGCCCTCTTACTAAGAAAAATCCGGCGGAAAttaagcaactcatcgaagaattctctaaacactctagagaataccataatCCATGGAATGATGTGACAAGGGGTTCGGAAAATGCTGCTTCGGAGGATATGTTAGCGGTAATGGCAATGTTGCAAAGCATGGATAGAAGAATGACTAAAATGGACCAAACAATCCATGTTATTCGGGTTGGGTGTGAAAACTGCAACGGGCCACATTTAACCAAGGAATGTGACCTAGATGAAAGTGGAAACCGGAAGGTCCAAGCTTGCTACTCAAGTGGGGATCGTCTAGACGAAGACTGGAGAAAGCCTAAGAAGTGGTTGCCCTATGATGAGTATAAAAAGGCCAAGGAAGAAAAGTATGAACAAAGAGGGAGGGGCATTTACCAAAGAGAAGAACCAACGGTTGAGAAGAAATCTGATTTTGAGAGTATGCTCACTCGATTTGCAGCAGTATCTGAACAAAGGCATGAGGTAACGGAAGTAACAATTAAAGAGAAACAATTAGCAATCAAAGAGCAACAACTTATGATGAAGGAACAAAAGGATATGATGAAAAACCAGCAAGCACTCTTGAGAAATCAGCAAGCTTCGATCCTAAATATAGAGAAACAACTTGGGCAACTAGCTACACAATTCAATGAAAGAGCACTAGGAGGACTTCTGGGAAATACCGAACAAAACCCAAGAGGAGCACACATCCAAGCCATCACCACTAGAAGTGGGAAAATTATCACTCACTTAACCCCTATTGAAAGAAACGAACCGGAAGCAGAACAGGAAGGATAA
- the LOC111889185 gene encoding S-adenosyl-L-methionine:benzoic acid/salicylic acid carboxyl methyltransferase 3 — protein sequence MEAVQLLHMKGGNGDASYSNNSLLQRKVISMTKPILKKATVDLYSAMNFPKTIVMADLGCSSGPNTLLVAATFIKMINEISLKMGHEPPEIQIHLNDLPGNDFNIVFLSLPKFLESLRKDVCHSNPSTPSCYFSGVAGSFYTRLFPSKSLHFVHSSYSLMWLSQVPELEETNKGNIYMSSTSPSSVIRAYYQQFQTDFSMFLKCRADEMVSGGRMVLTILGRRSDDPCSKECCYIWELLAMALNDMVYEGRIEESQMDSFNIPQYTPSPKEVKNEVEKEGSFLIDCLDVSEVTWDSSTNNNIIRLEECKESDIGGYNMAKCMRAVAEPLLVSHFGLSITKEVFLRYRKIIIKCMSKEETKLINVTVSMTTKS from the exons ATGGAAGCTGTCCAATTACTTCATATGAAAGGGGGAAATGGTGATGCAAGCTATTCAAATAATTCTCTTCTTCAG AGAAAGGTGATATCGATGACAAAGCCCATCCTAAAAAAAGCTACAGTAGATCTTTACAGTGCCATGAATTTTCCAAAAACGATAGTCATGGCCGATCTTGGATGTTCATCTGGACCAAACACTCTGCTTGTCGCGGCTACGTTTATCAAAATGATTAACGAGATTAGTCTCAAAATGGGCCATGAACCACCCGAAATCCAAATTCATTTGAATGATCTTCCAGGAAATGATTTTAACATCGTCTTTCTTTCGTTGCCCAaattccttgagagtttgagaaaAGATGTGTGTCATTCTAATCCCTCTACACCTTCTTGTTACTTCAGTGGGGTAGCCGGTTCATTTTATACGAGGCTTTTTCCTAGTAAAAGCCTTCATTTCGTCCATTCCTCGTACAGTCTTATGTGGCTCTCTCAG GTTCCTGAACTTGAAGAGACCAACAAAGGGAACATATACATGTCAAGTACAAGTCCATCAAGTGTAATAAGAGCATACTATCAACAATTCCAGACAGATTTTTCGATGTTTCTCAAGTGTCGTGCAGATGAGATGGTGAGTGGAGGGCGTATGGTTTTGACCATATTAGGGAGAAGAAGTGATGATCCTTGTAGCAAAGAATGTTGTTACATTTGGGAGCTCTTAGCCATGGCTCTCAATGATATGGTTTATGAG GGACGAATAGAAGAAAGTCAAATGGACTCATTCAACATTCCTCAGTATACACCTAGTCCCAAAGAGGTCAAGAATGAAGTTGAGAAAGAAGGATCATTCTTAATTGATTGCCTTGATGTTTCTGAGGTAACTTGGGATTCATctacaaacaacaacatcatacGACTAGAAGAATGTAAAGAGAGTGACATTGGAGGATATAACATGGCAAAATGTATGAGAGCTGTGGCCGAACCTTTGCTAGTTAGTCACTTTGGATTGTCCATAACAAAGGAGGTATTTCTTAGGTATAGGAAGATAATTATTAAATGCATGTCCAAAGAAGAGACCAAGCTCATTAATGTAACTGTATCCATGACAACAAAATCATGA